A genome region from Sphingomonas sp. BGYR3 includes the following:
- a CDS encoding L,D-transpeptidase yields the protein MRWVLLALSVALLTAPVLARASEPVSMVMELDAPLNPGEFAWDESGTDAAAARWVVVDIAAQMLYVYQGGVEIGRSTLVYGSDEKPTPMGTFPVLAKVANKHSIKYDAPMPWSLQLTRSWVAIHSSDVDPRYATHGCIGVPDEFAQTLFNKMRVGDRVTVTRNWMRQVYAAQEHGAELPPPPSDETLTIDGTDLASLTR from the coding sequence GTGCGTTGGGTCCTGCTGGCGCTAAGTGTCGCGCTGCTGACCGCACCCGTGCTGGCCCGGGCCAGCGAGCCGGTGTCGATGGTGATGGAGCTGGACGCCCCGCTCAATCCGGGTGAGTTCGCCTGGGACGAAAGCGGCACCGATGCCGCTGCCGCCCGCTGGGTGGTCGTCGATATCGCGGCCCAGATGCTGTACGTCTATCAGGGCGGTGTCGAAATCGGCCGTTCGACCCTGGTTTATGGCTCGGATGAAAAGCCGACGCCGATGGGCACGTTTCCGGTGCTGGCAAAGGTCGCGAACAAGCATTCGATCAAATATGACGCGCCGATGCCCTGGTCGCTTCAGCTGACGCGCAGCTGGGTTGCGATCCACAGCAGCGACGTTGATCCGCGCTATGCCACCCATGGCTGCATCGGCGTGCCGGACGAGTTCGCCCAGACCCTGTTCAACAAAATGCGCGTGGGCGACCGGGTAACGGTGACGCGCAACTGGATGCGGCAGGTTTATGCCGCGCAGGAACATGGCGCCGAATTGCCGCCGCCCCCCAGCGACGAAACGCTGACCATTGACGGGACGGACCTCGCCTCCCTGACGCGCTGA
- a CDS encoding AsmA family protein, translating to MNADTSTATVPAVRRPGRALRIAVIMAAVLIVLLAMLAVAAAMSPVGWARERIEAALSERVGAPVNLGSVERVEVFSYTPTIVLRNLRMAQPDWAGPGDLLTVREVRMRVPVLPAIFRQSIEPGGIVIRGMTANLVRTAEGQWNWRRETKAPDEGQDNDRGMGIAGLTIEDSRFTLKEAKRKLVLAGAMSADARQGVRIGGTGTFDGAPARLQLNGAPVTSTGGDAPYPFTLDFASPLLTMTAKGTMRGALNVRDMRLAMAAKAPSLARLDDLIQAGLFGTAPIDLKAEVRRDGRDWFIERMSGSIGRSQLVGRMDVLKRDGRTKIDGDIRFSQFDFDDLSDARGKARAAAREAQTGERVLPETRINLAKIGPTDGTLRVKAQRLLFGQTTTFRTLAGTITLEGKKLTISDIRSELVQGVMTGRMTVDHRTGAKPMLNIDLMVQGGRLGPLVNAADRFDAPYRARIVLGGRGDTIREALSRADGHAGIVAVNGKVDRVVAAVLGQDLGRTVKAVVSDPDAQVPLRCIAVGFEADEGRLTATPFVIDTDISRSRGVGIIDLESERIALTIGGASKRKGGLRIMEPIRINGTMSRPSVSVAGFNNPPNTGDVIGAVVGSIGGALGLRKKEGPVVNGTGAVDCSGMARSILRATK from the coding sequence CGGGACGGGCGCTGCGCATTGCCGTCATCATGGCGGCTGTGCTGATTGTCCTGCTCGCCATGCTGGCTGTAGCTGCGGCGATGTCACCTGTCGGCTGGGCGCGCGAGCGGATCGAGGCTGCACTAAGCGAGCGCGTCGGCGCACCCGTGAACCTTGGCAGCGTGGAGCGGGTGGAGGTCTTTTCATACACCCCCACCATCGTGCTGCGCAACCTGCGTATGGCTCAGCCGGACTGGGCCGGGCCCGGAGATCTGCTGACCGTTCGCGAGGTGCGGATGCGGGTGCCGGTTCTGCCCGCTATCTTCCGGCAATCGATCGAGCCGGGCGGCATCGTGATCCGCGGCATGACCGCCAATCTGGTGCGGACAGCGGAAGGGCAGTGGAACTGGCGCCGGGAAACCAAGGCGCCGGACGAGGGGCAGGACAATGATCGCGGCATGGGCATTGCCGGCCTGACGATCGAGGATAGCCGCTTCACGCTGAAGGAAGCCAAGCGCAAGCTGGTGCTGGCCGGTGCGATGTCGGCGGATGCGCGCCAAGGGGTGCGGATCGGCGGCACGGGGACGTTCGACGGTGCGCCTGCGCGGCTGCAACTGAACGGCGCGCCGGTGACCAGCACGGGCGGCGACGCGCCTTACCCCTTCACGCTGGATTTCGCATCGCCGCTGCTGACCATGACGGCAAAGGGCACGATGCGCGGTGCGCTGAACGTGCGGGACATGCGGCTGGCGATGGCGGCTAAGGCGCCATCGCTCGCCCGGCTGGATGACCTTATCCAGGCAGGCCTGTTCGGCACGGCGCCCATCGACCTGAAGGCAGAAGTGCGCCGCGATGGGCGCGACTGGTTCATCGAGCGGATGTCCGGTTCGATTGGTCGGTCGCAGCTGGTCGGGCGGATGGACGTGTTGAAGCGCGATGGCCGGACCAAGATCGACGGCGATATCCGGTTTTCGCAGTTCGATTTCGACGACCTGTCCGATGCAAGGGGCAAGGCGCGTGCGGCGGCGCGCGAGGCGCAGACCGGTGAACGTGTCCTGCCCGAAACGCGGATCAACCTTGCCAAGATCGGCCCCACCGACGGCACGCTGCGCGTCAAGGCGCAGCGGCTGCTGTTCGGTCAGACCACCACGTTCCGGACCCTTGCGGGCACCATCACGCTGGAGGGCAAGAAGCTGACGATCAGCGATATCCGGTCGGAACTGGTGCAGGGGGTAATGACCGGGCGCATGACCGTCGATCATCGCACCGGGGCAAAGCCGATGCTGAACATCGACCTGATGGTTCAGGGCGGCCGGCTGGGGCCGCTGGTCAATGCCGCCGACCGGTTCGATGCGCCCTATCGCGCGCGGATCGTGCTGGGCGGGCGCGGCGATACCATCCGCGAGGCGCTGTCCCGTGCCGATGGCCATGCCGGGATCGTCGCGGTCAACGGCAAGGTGGACCGGGTGGTCGCCGCCGTGCTGGGCCAGGATCTGGGCCGGACGGTGAAGGCGGTGGTCAGCGACCCGGATGCACAGGTGCCGCTGCGCTGTATCGCGGTGGGGTTCGAGGCGGACGAGGGCCGCCTGACCGCCACGCCCTTTGTCATCGACACCGACATCAGCCGCAGTCGGGGCGTCGGCATCATCGACCTGGAAAGCGAGCGGATCGCGTTGACCATCGGCGGCGCATCCAAGCGCAAGGGCGGGCTGCGCATCATGGAGCCGATCCGGATCAACGGCACCATGAGCCGGCCGTCGGTCAGCGTGGCGGGGTTCAACAATCCGCCGAATACGGGCGACGTGATCGGCGCGGTCGTGGGGTCGATCGGCGGTGCGCTTGGCCTGCGCAAGAAGGAAGGCCCGGTGGTCAACGGGACCGGCGCGGTCGATTGTTCCGGCATGGCGCGGTCCATCCTGCGCGCCACGAAATAA